From the Stigmatella erecta genome, one window contains:
- a CDS encoding AAA family ATPase, translating into MNVPPPFAPPASSGHAVQAAYAIREGVLSEVRKAVVGQDEALELMLCGLIAGGHVLLEGVPGVAKTLMAKALARSVSADFKRIQFTPDLMPADILGTSVFDLKTQAFVLVRGPIFTDLLLADEINRAPAKTQSALLEAMQERSVSLEGRHIALSPLFTVFATQNPVESEGTYPLPEAQLDRFLFKVEVGYPAPEEEDAILASVHRGFDAGNLERAGVGAAVDQHGLTRARAALHDVTVEPPVLSYIRKLVSATRTSGRIRLGAGPRAGVHLLLAAKALAALRGRHFVTPDDVRFLAGPVLKHRLLLSPDAELDGATPSDVLREVVQSVEVPR; encoded by the coding sequence ATGAACGTTCCCCCCCCTTTCGCGCCCCCCGCTTCGTCTGGCCACGCCGTGCAGGCCGCCTACGCCATCCGCGAGGGCGTGCTGAGCGAGGTGCGCAAGGCCGTGGTCGGCCAGGACGAGGCGCTCGAGCTGATGCTGTGCGGCCTCATCGCCGGCGGCCACGTGCTGCTGGAGGGCGTGCCCGGCGTGGCCAAGACGCTGATGGCCAAGGCCCTAGCGCGCAGCGTGAGCGCGGACTTCAAGCGCATCCAGTTCACCCCGGACCTGATGCCCGCGGACATCCTGGGCACCAGCGTCTTCGACCTGAAGACGCAGGCGTTCGTGCTGGTGCGCGGCCCCATCTTCACGGACCTGCTGCTGGCGGATGAAATCAACCGCGCGCCGGCCAAGACGCAGTCGGCCCTGCTGGAGGCCATGCAGGAGCGCAGCGTGTCGCTGGAGGGCCGCCACATCGCCCTCTCGCCGCTCTTCACGGTGTTCGCCACCCAGAACCCGGTGGAGTCCGAGGGTACCTACCCGCTGCCCGAGGCCCAGCTGGACCGGTTCCTCTTCAAGGTGGAGGTGGGCTACCCCGCCCCCGAGGAGGAGGACGCCATCCTCGCCTCGGTGCACCGGGGCTTCGACGCGGGCAACCTGGAGCGGGCCGGGGTGGGCGCCGCGGTGGACCAGCACGGGCTGACGCGGGCCCGCGCGGCACTGCACGACGTGACGGTGGAGCCGCCGGTGCTGTCCTATATCCGCAAGCTGGTGTCCGCCACGCGTACCTCGGGGCGCATCCGCCTGGGGGCGGGGCCGCGCGCGGGGGTGCACCTGCTGCTGGCGGCCAAGGCGCTGGCGGCGCTGCGCGGCCGGCACTTCGTCACCCCGGATGACGTGCGCTTCCTGGCGGGGCCGGTGTTGAAGCACCGGCTGCTCCTGTCGCCGGACGCGGAGCTGGATGGGGCCACGCCCTCGGACGTGCTCCGGGAGGTGGTGCAGTCGGTCGAGGTTCCCCGGTGA
- a CDS encoding DUF58 domain-containing protein: protein MIPTPRLWVLLAVLALPMMAAGFSPGLGGLVLALDGLALALAVLDALLARGVRLEVHRELPQKLSVGVSNKVEVRLIHRSGRTVQARVRDDVPEGFAATPEEAPLSLPPESQTRWVYRVVPAKRGKFSFGDVRVRVRGPLGLVLHERAYPAARSVSVFPDLRGASRLLLSGAALDFVNLGLRKLRRDGQGSEFARLRDYAQGDSVREVDWKASARRGKPVTRVMESERSQSILICVDAGRSMAARVGELTKLDHAVNAALFLAFVAVRNGDRVGLALFADGVKAYLPPMAGRGQYRKIVDTLYSATPSLTYVDYLALFKELNLRLHRRSLLCVFTDFLDEEQAATMIDPLHRLARRHVPLCLSVKDTALQSLLRTAPPGPEEAFQHAVASELLSDRETLKAKVGRGGVQMIDVQPDELSLAAVNRYLDLKARGVL from the coding sequence GTGATTCCCACCCCGCGCCTGTGGGTGCTGCTGGCCGTGCTGGCCCTGCCCATGATGGCGGCGGGCTTCTCCCCGGGCCTGGGCGGCCTGGTGCTGGCGCTGGACGGGCTGGCGCTGGCGCTGGCGGTGCTCGACGCCTTGCTGGCGCGGGGCGTGCGCTTGGAGGTGCACCGGGAGCTGCCCCAGAAGCTCTCGGTGGGTGTCTCCAACAAGGTGGAGGTGCGGCTCATTCACCGCTCTGGGCGCACGGTCCAGGCACGCGTGAGGGACGACGTGCCCGAGGGCTTCGCCGCGACGCCCGAGGAGGCGCCGCTGAGCCTGCCCCCGGAGAGCCAGACGCGCTGGGTGTACCGGGTGGTGCCCGCGAAGCGCGGCAAGTTCAGCTTCGGGGACGTGCGCGTACGGGTGCGGGGCCCGCTGGGGCTGGTGCTCCACGAGCGGGCCTACCCGGCGGCCCGGAGCGTCTCCGTGTTCCCGGACCTGCGGGGGGCGAGCCGCTTGCTGCTGTCGGGGGCGGCGCTGGACTTCGTGAACCTGGGCCTGCGGAAGCTGCGGCGGGACGGCCAGGGCAGCGAGTTCGCCCGCCTGCGGGACTACGCCCAGGGAGACTCGGTGCGGGAGGTGGACTGGAAGGCCTCGGCACGCCGGGGCAAGCCCGTCACCCGGGTGATGGAGTCCGAGCGCTCCCAGTCCATCCTCATCTGCGTGGACGCGGGCCGCTCCATGGCCGCGCGCGTGGGCGAGCTGACGAAGCTGGATCACGCGGTGAACGCGGCGCTGTTCCTGGCCTTCGTGGCGGTGCGCAATGGGGACCGGGTGGGCCTGGCCCTCTTCGCCGACGGGGTGAAGGCGTACCTGCCGCCCATGGCCGGGCGCGGGCAGTACCGGAAGATTGTCGACACGCTCTACTCGGCCACCCCGAGCCTCACGTACGTGGACTACCTGGCACTCTTCAAGGAGCTGAACCTGCGGCTGCACCGGCGCAGCCTGCTGTGCGTCTTCACCGACTTCCTGGATGAGGAGCAGGCCGCCACGATGATCGACCCGCTGCACCGGCTGGCGCGGCGCCACGTACCGCTGTGCCTCTCGGTGAAGGACACCGCCCTGCAGTCCCTGCTGCGCACCGCGCCCCCGGGGCCCGAGGAGGCCTTCCAGCACGCGGTGGCCTCCGAGCTGCTCTCGGACAGGGAGACCCTCAAGGCCAAGGTAGGACGCGGCGGCGTGCAGATGATCGACGTGCAGCCCGACGAGCTGAGCCTCGCCGCCGTCAACCGCTACCTGGACCTCAAGGCCCGCGGCGTCCTGTAA
- a CDS encoding glycoside hydrolase family 5 protein, whose protein sequence is MNNSPLLWMLAVLPLCGTAALAQTGMADAGLTAAQCSPRVPLSTRGRYIVDRCGERFKLKSVNWFGASDQLEVVGGLDKQKLSDLVTGMKALGFNSVRLPFSNNMLHPDDTKPAAQRCLEKHGVTCIDPTKNPELLNKTALEVFDAVVAELTRQELVVILNNHTTKSMWCCGWDGNGFWDSSQALQRWQDDWVMMAGRYQGNKWVAGADLRNEVRPDGLDSPNWGMRNQHDWHMAAQTMGNLVLRRNPDLLIVVEAVNWWGLLDGARPQLKPVRQRPVALLRGDKLVYAVHNYGYTGPNQSGGSLGSGPKYGDMDKATLHATLDQEWGFVLAANQAYTAPVWMSEFGIGYNEQAANSRAWFSHLADYLIDKDVDWAYWALNASKLQNSVQGEDETYGLWSYPDWGGVRSGDWRLGTGPLGRLLGADGRTGAVEATRFLPMTVLLKDGSSTYYVDNNSLDFDWHSGKAKLSCPRGYRMVGVSASFSLLCTNAGAVPTQQGTGSYQTVSQEVSPLRYPGDWASQSIKFECPTGTYAVGLSTANPYWLELAGLLCEQNTGGLPLNNRSAKNFWGGDQRASLSGGDWSVSQYKGQCADNQYLIGLAHRRSGLSDSPSVALCSN, encoded by the coding sequence ATGAATAACAGTCCTCTGCTGTGGATGTTGGCAGTACTCCCCCTGTGCGGCACCGCCGCCCTGGCCCAGACTGGAATGGCCGATGCCGGGCTGACCGCGGCGCAGTGCAGCCCACGCGTTCCGCTGAGCACCCGGGGCCGGTACATCGTCGACCGCTGCGGAGAGCGCTTCAAGCTGAAGTCCGTCAACTGGTTCGGCGCGAGCGATCAGCTTGAGGTGGTAGGAGGCCTGGACAAGCAGAAGCTGTCGGACCTCGTCACAGGCATGAAGGCGCTGGGCTTCAACTCCGTCCGGCTGCCGTTCTCCAACAACATGCTGCACCCGGATGACACCAAGCCCGCGGCGCAGCGGTGTCTGGAGAAGCACGGCGTCACGTGCATTGACCCCACGAAGAACCCGGAGTTGCTGAACAAGACGGCGCTCGAGGTCTTCGACGCCGTCGTGGCGGAGCTGACGCGGCAGGAGCTGGTGGTCATCCTGAACAACCACACGACGAAGTCCATGTGGTGCTGCGGCTGGGATGGCAATGGCTTCTGGGACAGCAGCCAGGCCCTGCAGCGGTGGCAGGACGACTGGGTGATGATGGCCGGGCGCTATCAGGGCAACAAGTGGGTGGCCGGGGCCGATCTGCGCAACGAGGTGCGTCCGGACGGACTGGACAGTCCCAACTGGGGTATGCGCAATCAGCATGACTGGCACATGGCGGCCCAGACGATGGGCAACCTGGTGCTGCGCAGGAACCCGGACCTGCTCATCGTCGTCGAGGCGGTCAACTGGTGGGGACTCCTGGACGGAGCACGCCCGCAGCTGAAGCCCGTGAGGCAGCGGCCCGTCGCCCTCTTGCGCGGAGACAAGCTCGTCTACGCCGTGCACAACTATGGCTACACCGGGCCGAACCAGTCGGGAGGCTCGCTGGGCAGCGGCCCGAAGTACGGCGACATGGACAAGGCAACGCTCCACGCCACGCTGGACCAGGAGTGGGGCTTCGTGCTCGCGGCGAATCAGGCGTACACCGCGCCGGTCTGGATGAGCGAGTTCGGCATCGGCTACAACGAGCAGGCGGCCAACTCCCGGGCGTGGTTCAGCCACCTCGCGGACTATCTGATCGACAAGGACGTCGACTGGGCCTACTGGGCCCTCAACGCGTCGAAGCTGCAGAACTCGGTGCAGGGAGAGGACGAGACATACGGCCTGTGGAGCTATCCGGACTGGGGGGGCGTGCGCAGCGGTGACTGGCGGCTCGGGACGGGCCCCTTGGGCCGGCTGCTCGGGGCGGACGGGCGGACCGGCGCCGTGGAGGCGACGCGCTTCCTGCCGATGACCGTCCTCCTGAAGGACGGGAGCTCCACCTACTACGTGGACAACAACTCGCTGGATTTCGACTGGCACTCGGGCAAGGCGAAGCTCAGCTGTCCGAGGGGCTATCGCATGGTGGGGGTGAGCGCGAGCTTCTCCCTGCTCTGCACCAACGCGGGAGCCGTTCCCACGCAGCAGGGCACGGGCAGCTACCAGACGGTCTCCCAAGAAGTCTCTCCGCTGCGCTACCCGGGGGACTGGGCCAGCCAGAGCATCAAGTTCGAGTGCCCCACGGGCACCTACGCCGTAGGCCTCTCCACGGCGAACCCGTACTGGCTCGAGCTGGCGGGCCTGCTCTGCGAGCAGAACACCGGTGGCCTCCCCCTCAACAACAGGTCGGCGAAGAACTTCTGGGGAGGAGACCAGCGCGCATCGCTCTCGGGAGGCGACTGGAGCGTGAGCCAGTACAAGGGGCAGTGCGCTGACAACCAATACCTCATCGGGTTGGCGCATCGCCGGAGCGGGCTCTCGGACTCCCCGTCAGTGGCGCTCTGCTCCAACTGA
- a CDS encoding MxcI protein has translation MKHTFALRSLRLPAAALTLSLFVGCGDSEDDKNETPAPLYAITTQLLTADPTESYVVVTPHAEQAATLSLEGAVKVPGRALGVGIPKTGAVYVVTDESATVTRYTLTSTNTLEKTGTVDFAAQGVTSLGEYQANFQFVSETKAYFFDGLTAQVIIWNPTAMTVTGTIPLDALVIPETVLAFSGAVVHTGGQIIMPVGWRPVEGVNVTKKAGVVAIDTATDTATLAEDNRCGYTHDAALGLDGKVYIATEAYGAAVRRVVGPDAPEPCLLKYDPQTRAFDPSFYRALDSLVGGGTAGALIPGEQGTAYVRVLDESIAPVNEGTHPRTVASGTGWQWWELKLDTLTATRRTDLPSTSGSIFLFESEKQTLYTEFGAGAASTTFRVLGDSGKATVTTQGLSFSFLQLR, from the coding sequence ATGAAGCACACGTTTGCCTTGCGTTCCCTGCGCCTGCCCGCCGCGGCGCTCACGCTGTCGTTGTTCGTGGGTTGTGGAGACTCGGAGGACGACAAGAACGAGACCCCCGCGCCGCTGTACGCCATCACCACGCAGCTGCTCACGGCGGACCCCACCGAGAGCTACGTCGTGGTGACGCCGCACGCGGAGCAGGCCGCGACGCTGTCGCTGGAGGGCGCCGTCAAGGTCCCCGGCCGCGCCCTGGGCGTGGGCATTCCCAAGACGGGCGCCGTCTACGTGGTGACCGACGAGAGCGCCACGGTGACGCGCTACACCCTCACCTCCACCAACACGCTGGAGAAGACAGGCACGGTCGACTTCGCCGCCCAGGGCGTGACGTCGCTGGGCGAGTACCAGGCCAACTTCCAGTTCGTCTCGGAGACGAAGGCGTACTTCTTCGATGGCCTCACCGCGCAGGTCATCATCTGGAACCCCACGGCGATGACCGTCACGGGCACCATCCCGCTGGACGCGCTGGTCATCCCGGAAACGGTCCTCGCCTTCTCCGGCGCCGTCGTCCACACCGGCGGGCAGATCATCATGCCGGTGGGCTGGCGGCCGGTGGAGGGCGTCAACGTGACGAAGAAGGCGGGCGTGGTCGCCATCGACACGGCGACGGACACGGCCACCCTCGCGGAGGATAACCGGTGCGGCTACACGCACGACGCCGCGCTGGGCCTCGACGGCAAGGTGTACATCGCGACGGAGGCCTACGGTGCGGCGGTGCGCCGGGTGGTGGGCCCGGATGCGCCGGAGCCGTGCTTGCTCAAGTACGATCCGCAGACGCGCGCCTTCGATCCCAGCTTCTACCGGGCGCTGGACTCGCTGGTGGGCGGAGGCACGGCGGGCGCGCTCATCCCGGGCGAGCAGGGCACCGCGTACGTGCGGGTGCTGGATGAGAGCATCGCCCCGGTGAACGAGGGCACCCATCCGCGCACCGTGGCGAGCGGCACCGGCTGGCAGTGGTGGGAGCTGAAGCTCGACACGCTGACGGCGACGCGCCGGACGGACCTCCCGTCCACCTCCGGCAGCATCTTCCTGTTCGAGTCGGAGAAGCAGACGCTCTACACCGAGTTCGGCGCGGGCGCCGCGTCCACCACCTTCCGCGTGCTGGGTGACAGCGGCAAGGCGACGGTGACGACGCAGGGGCTGTCCTTCTCCTTCCTCCAGCTGCGTTAG
- a CDS encoding MXAN_6652 family MXYO-CTERM-anchored protein has protein sequence MHTKSMRHLLSGASVFAASLLTAAPAFATSTGITGQSGKDGVTCSTCHKGGVMPTVTFEGPAELAPGATGQYSFVIRGGAATTGGVGIAVDDATAGLQAGAGLKKLGSELTHTTPQPFTGTELRFSFTLVAPSKDSTLTLFGAGNSSNGDQTSEGDRAAATTLKVKVGNGTPPVEEPPPEEDKDEGGGCTAASGAPLWALGLTGLSLALRRRRNS, from the coding sequence ATGCACACCAAGTCAATGCGGCACCTGTTGAGCGGCGCGAGCGTGTTCGCCGCCTCGCTCCTGACGGCGGCTCCCGCCTTCGCCACCAGCACGGGCATCACCGGCCAGTCCGGCAAGGACGGGGTGACGTGCAGCACCTGCCACAAGGGGGGCGTGATGCCCACCGTCACCTTCGAAGGGCCCGCGGAGCTGGCGCCTGGGGCCACCGGCCAGTACAGCTTTGTCATCCGCGGGGGCGCCGCCACGACGGGCGGCGTGGGCATCGCCGTGGACGATGCAACGGCCGGGCTCCAGGCCGGCGCTGGCCTGAAGAAGCTGGGCAGCGAGCTGACCCACACCACGCCCCAGCCCTTCACCGGCACGGAGCTGCGCTTCAGCTTCACCCTGGTCGCACCCTCCAAGGACAGCACGCTCACGCTCTTCGGCGCGGGCAACTCGTCCAACGGGGATCAGACCAGTGAGGGGGACCGCGCCGCGGCCACGACCCTGAAAGTGAAGGTGGGCAACGGCACGCCCCCCGTGGAAGAACCGCCCCCGGAGGAGGACAAGGACGAGGGCGGAGGCTGCACCGCCGCCAGCGGCGCGCCCTTGTGGGCACTGGGGCTGACGGGCCTGTCCCTGGCCCTGCGCCGCCGCCGCAACAGCTGA